One segment of Nostoc piscinale CENA21 DNA contains the following:
- a CDS encoding ATP-binding protein codes for MEQTQRHRLAEYNLKPRRKILLVGPPGSGKSMTAIALAGELKLPLFTVAYTGLITKYMGDTANQLKLVFDAMAITRGVYFFDEFDAIGSQRATANDVGEIRRVLNSCLQFLENDDSQSLIVAATNHPKLLDKALFRRFDDLIEYELPNPEMVRKLLTTRLCSFNIKWQDWQHILKVADGLSQAELVKAADDAAKAAVISDQKSISEENLISAILERKNIVFK; via the coding sequence ATAGAACAAACTCAGCGACATCGTTTGGCTGAGTATAATCTTAAACCTCGGCGCAAAATACTTCTGGTTGGCCCACCAGGTTCAGGTAAGTCGATGACTGCTATTGCTCTTGCTGGAGAACTCAAGCTTCCTCTGTTTACTGTTGCTTACACTGGACTAATTACGAAATACATGGGAGACACAGCTAATCAACTTAAGCTTGTATTTGATGCGATGGCAATAACACGGGGAGTTTATTTTTTCGACGAGTTTGATGCAATTGGCTCACAACGAGCTACAGCTAATGACGTTGGAGAGATTCGTCGGGTTTTAAACTCATGTTTGCAGTTTTTGGAGAACGATGATAGCCAAAGTCTCATCGTTGCTGCGACTAATCATCCCAAATTATTAGATAAGGCTCTTTTTCGACGGTTTGATGACCTTATTGAATATGAGCTACCAAATCCAGAAATGGTTCGCAAGTTGTTGACGACACGCTTATGCTCTTTTAATATTAAATGGCAAGATTGGCAGCATATTCTTAAAGTCGCAGATGGACTGAGCCAAGCAGAATTGGTGAAAGCAGCGGATGACGCTGCTAAAGCAGCCGTAATTTCTGATCAGAAATCAATATCTGAAGAAAATCTAATTTCAGCTATTTTAGAACGTAAAAACATTGTTTTTAAATAG
- a CDS encoding S8 family peptidase encodes MPDNERNLPNFYFTKQGVSEYYRRPKRKITERPAPQRNREDHAQQLLEAFGQAMEEYRLQKELREPELAAGEPGFYLDFQLPKSELRVVESLEHKSKGIELLTVHSSDQAKETALAAVFVPDKASEFFSSKIKAYRDKDTKSGKPQNESLIASLDSISLGTARDLFTDNPILFPANEHQKVWWEVWLRHGCADFFSEITKVLQIRTTREVLRFLEREVVLALTNVETLSRIIRNNGLIAELRLAKDSPSMFFDPDMDMQEQVSWVEDLSERTNLSSDINLAVCLLDQGVTRSHRLIELVLAREDLFTYNPSWGFEDNQGEKCGHGTAMAGIILYGDLYKTLKTRQRIDLTYKLESVKILPNTGQNDPRLYGAITIDAVSQVEIKNPTRQRVFCMPVTSEGFDNTGIPSTWSAAVDQICFEFKRLMVIPVGNIRKPIMRGDYPDTNDVSPAEDPSQAWNALIVGAYTDKVNIVDTKYAGWEAIAPSGDISPNSRTSLLWDNTWPTRPDVTFEGGNLATENAHSPAADPDELRLLTTYYKSNVRQFTLFGDTSAAAAFCSYMSARIWAEHPEYWAETVRALIVHSAEWTPTMLSNLPENASQSKKIHILLRRYGYGVPNLEKALFSSKSDLTMIFEDQLQPFWKVGNKPAKTNKMNFHALPLPMEKLKELGGAEVELRLTLSYFIEPNPGERGQRQRHSYASHGLRFKIKRSLETLAEFKQRINQIEKEKAENLVQNSTDDKDDGWFLGAKSWDRSGSIHSDIWRGTAAALAERDAIAIYPVGGWWKHNSRIEGWNNIARYTLIVSIRVINKAEVDIYTPIATKVGAIPIIT; translated from the coding sequence ATGCCTGACAACGAAAGAAATCTTCCGAATTTTTATTTTACAAAACAAGGAGTTAGTGAATATTACAGACGACCTAAGCGGAAGATAACAGAAAGACCTGCACCACAACGAAATCGAGAAGATCATGCACAACAGCTACTAGAAGCTTTTGGGCAGGCTATGGAAGAATACAGGCTACAGAAAGAATTACGAGAGCCAGAGCTTGCCGCAGGAGAACCTGGCTTTTATTTGGATTTCCAGCTACCAAAAAGTGAACTGAGAGTTGTTGAGAGCTTGGAACATAAAAGCAAGGGTATTGAGCTACTTACTGTCCACTCGTCTGATCAGGCCAAAGAAACCGCTTTAGCAGCAGTATTTGTACCAGACAAGGCATCAGAGTTTTTTTCTTCAAAAATAAAAGCTTACCGAGATAAGGATACCAAATCAGGTAAACCACAAAATGAATCTTTAATAGCAAGCCTTGATAGTATTAGCTTAGGTACAGCACGTGACCTGTTTACGGATAACCCTATATTATTTCCAGCTAACGAACATCAAAAAGTTTGGTGGGAAGTTTGGCTACGGCACGGTTGTGCAGATTTTTTCTCCGAGATCACCAAAGTGCTTCAGATTCGTACAACGAGAGAAGTTCTTAGGTTTCTTGAAAGAGAAGTAGTTCTAGCATTAACAAACGTAGAAACCTTATCACGAATCATCAGAAATAATGGTCTAATTGCCGAACTGCGTCTTGCTAAAGATTCACCAAGTATGTTCTTCGATCCCGATATGGATATGCAAGAACAGGTAAGTTGGGTGGAGGATCTCTCAGAACGCACTAATTTGTCGTCAGATATAAATCTTGCTGTTTGTTTGTTAGATCAAGGTGTTACTCGCTCTCATCGTTTGATTGAGCTAGTTCTTGCTCGTGAAGATTTGTTTACATACAATCCAAGCTGGGGATTTGAAGATAATCAGGGAGAGAAATGTGGGCATGGTACTGCTATGGCAGGTATCATTTTATATGGCGACCTTTACAAAACTTTAAAAACGCGACAGAGAATTGATCTCACTTACAAATTAGAATCTGTCAAAATACTTCCAAACACAGGACAAAACGATCCTAGACTTTATGGAGCAATAACTATAGATGCTGTTTCTCAGGTAGAAATTAAAAATCCTACACGTCAGCGTGTATTTTGTATGCCAGTTACGAGTGAAGGATTTGACAACACAGGGATTCCTTCTACTTGGTCAGCAGCAGTAGATCAAATATGTTTTGAATTTAAGCGACTTATGGTTATTCCCGTTGGCAATATCCGTAAGCCTATTATGCGTGGCGATTATCCTGATACTAATGATGTCAGCCCAGCAGAAGATCCTTCTCAAGCCTGGAATGCACTTATTGTTGGGGCTTACACCGATAAAGTCAACATAGTTGACACAAAGTATGCTGGGTGGGAAGCTATTGCTCCATCTGGTGATATTTCTCCTAATAGTAGGACTTCTCTTTTATGGGACAACACTTGGCCTACTCGACCAGATGTAACATTTGAAGGAGGCAATCTAGCAACTGAAAATGCTCATTCTCCTGCGGCTGATCCGGATGAATTACGACTTCTAACGACTTATTATAAGTCGAATGTACGGCAATTTACCCTTTTCGGGGATACAAGTGCCGCCGCCGCTTTCTGTAGCTATATGTCGGCGCGTATTTGGGCTGAACATCCCGAATATTGGGCTGAAACGGTTCGTGCTTTAATAGTTCATTCTGCGGAGTGGACTCCCACGATGCTCAGTAACTTACCAGAAAATGCTTCGCAAAGCAAAAAAATACATATATTATTGCGTCGATATGGTTATGGTGTTCCAAATCTAGAAAAGGCTCTTTTCAGCAGCAAAAGCGACTTAACAATGATTTTTGAAGATCAGTTACAGCCTTTTTGGAAAGTTGGCAATAAACCAGCAAAAACAAACAAAATGAACTTTCATGCACTTCCTTTACCAATGGAAAAGCTAAAAGAGTTGGGTGGAGCGGAAGTAGAGTTACGATTAACACTATCGTATTTTATAGAACCTAATCCTGGGGAACGAGGACAGCGACAGAGGCACTCTTACGCCTCACATGGCTTAAGATTTAAGATAAAGCGTTCATTAGAAACTCTGGCTGAATTTAAGCAACGCATTAATCAGATAGAAAAAGAGAAGGCAGAAAATTTAGTTCAAAACAGCACGGATGATAAGGATGATGGATGGTTTCTAGGGGCTAAAAGCTGGGATCGCAGTGGTTCAATCCATTCCGATATTTGGAGGGGTACTGCGGCAGCCTTAGCCGAAAGGGATGCTATAGCCATATATCCTGTTGGTGGCTGGTGGAAACACAATTCAAGAATAGAAGGATGGAATAACATTGCTAGATATACTCTTATTGTCTCTATCCGAGTAATAAATAAAGCTGAAGTAGATATTTATACCCCTATTGCAACAAAAGTTGGAGCTATACCTATAATTACTTGA